Genomic DNA from Nonomuraea rubra:
TCCGCCCCCGCGCCGGCCCCGGCGAGCACGCGGGCGCCGAGGAACACCTCGTAGTTCGGCGCGAACGCGGCCACCACGGAGAAGACGGCGTAGAAGGCGAGCGCGTACATCATCACCTTCTTGCGGCCGATGCGGTCGCCGAGCAGGCCCGCCACGGTCGCGCCGAACAGGAACCCGAACGGCGTCGCGGACCCGATGAAGCCGAGCTGGCCGTTGGACAGGCCCCAGGCCTCCTGCGCGCTCGGCAGCAGGAAGGCGACGACGGCCGAGTCCATGCCGTCGAAGGTGTAGCCGAGGCCGCCTATCAGGAGCAGGACGTAGTGCGGACGGCTCAGCGGGAGCCGGTCCAGACGGGCCAACAAGGTCATCGAAGCACACCTTTCACCAGGTCATGGCCCTGCAAGTCGATTGCGCAGCAACATATAGTGCAAATTGGCAAAATTGCAATGGTCTTTGCAAGTTTGGTGGGCGGCGAGCGCGTACCATGGCGACGTCCGACCTCGGGAAGGGATCACGTGACGGAGCGGGCCACCGACAGCTTCCAGGACTGGTTGCGCGAGCGGCTGCCGGAGCGCGGGCTGCGCGGCAAGGCCGCCGCGGTGCTGGAGCTGCTGCTCTCACAGCCGCGCCGGGCCGCGTTCGGGTCGGCCGGGGAGCTGGCCCAGCTCGCGGGCGTCAACGTCGCCACCGTCACCCGTACGGCACAGGCACTCGGCTTCTCCGGCTGGCCCGCCCTGCAACAGGAGCTGCGCGCCCGCTACCTGTCCTCGCTCAGCGCCGGCCAGGTCGCGGCCGAGCACCGGGGCACCGGCTCGCCCTCCTCACGCTCGCTGCGCCGCGACCTCGACAGCCTGGCCCTGCTCAACCGCCGCCTGGACGAGGGCGTGCTGCTCACGATCGCCGAGGCCATCGCGCGGGCCCGGCGTACGGCGATCGTCGCCGACGGCAGTTACGCGGCCGTCGGGATCGCGCTCGCCCACAACGCCCGGCTGGCCGGCTACCCGGTGCAGGCCGTGACGGGCGGCGACGCGGAGCTGGCGAACGTGATGGCCGCGATCGGCGAGGGGGACGTGCTGATCGCGATCAGCTTCTGGCGGCTGTACGAGAGCACCGTGCTGGCCGCCAACGAGGCCCGCTCGCGCGGGGTCCGCGTGTTCGCCGTCACGGACGCCGCCAGCCCGGCGCTGGCCGCCGCCGCGGAGGAGGTCGTGATGGTGCCGGCGGAGGGCGAGGCGTTCTTCCCCTCGCTGACGGCCGGCATCGCCGTCGCCCAGGCGCTGGTCACCCAGCTCGCCGCCATGGACCCGGCGCGCACGGGCGCCTCGATCGAGGCGGCGGAGGCGATGTGGGCCAGGTTCGGCCTCCTGCACCGCCGCCCCGCCTCCTAGTACGCGTTCCCCGGGCTCACCGCGTCGAGGATCAGGTCGATCACCTCGGTACGGCGCGGGGCCAGGTAGAAGTGGCCGCCGGGCAGGACGTGCAGCTTGAAGCCGGCACGGGTCAGCTCGGCCCAGCCGGCGGCGTTCGTGGTGTCCACCTCGGGGTCGCTGTCGCCGATGATGGCCGTGATGGGGCAGTCCAGCGGCTCGGCGTGGCGGCTGCGGTAGGTCTCGGCCAGGCGGTAGTCGGCGCGCACGATCGGCAGGATGTACGCGCGCACGTCCGGGTCGTCCAGCAGCTCGGGCTCGGTGCCGCCGAGCCGCCGCAGCTCGGCCGTCAGTTCCTCCTCGGTGCCCAGGTGCACGGTGCCGGGGCGGGGCAGGTTCGCGGCCCGGCGGCCCGAGACGACCAGGTGGGCGGGGCTCACGCGCAGCGCCGTCTCGTACGCGATCAACGAGCCCAGGCTGTGCCCGAACAGCACGGCCGGGCGGTCCAGCAGCGGGCGCAT
This window encodes:
- a CDS encoding thioesterase II family protein — translated: MTWFHSLDPRPHAAMRLFCFPHAGGAAAAYRDWHRAVPPSVEVRAVQYPGRADRASEAPLHDAHALADLIAEAMRPLLDRPAVLFGHSLGSLIAYETALRVSPAHLVVSGRRAANLPRPGTVHLGTEEELTAELRRLGGTEPELLDDPDVRAYILPIVRADYRLAETYRSRHAEPLDCPITAIIGDSDPEVDTTNAAGWAELTRAGFKLHVLPGGHFYLAPRRTEVIDLILDAVSPGNAY
- a CDS encoding MurR/RpiR family transcriptional regulator, whose product is MTERATDSFQDWLRERLPERGLRGKAAAVLELLLSQPRRAAFGSAGELAQLAGVNVATVTRTAQALGFSGWPALQQELRARYLSSLSAGQVAAEHRGTGSPSSRSLRRDLDSLALLNRRLDEGVLLTIAEAIARARRTAIVADGSYAAVGIALAHNARLAGYPVQAVTGGDAELANVMAAIGEGDVLIAISFWRLYESTVLAANEARSRGVRVFAVTDAASPALAAAAEEVVMVPAEGEAFFPSLTAGIAVAQALVTQLAAMDPARTGASIEAAEAMWARFGLLHRRPAS